One window of Bacteroidota bacterium genomic DNA carries:
- the mazG gene encoding nucleoside triphosphate pyrophosphohydrolase, translating into MDTLNLGLTDDDRAAAHARTFEDFVAIVRRLRRDCPWDRVQTNDSVKHLTIEETYELVDAIDEGDTDEIKKELGDLFLHVLFHTHIAETEGHFTLQDVMQAEMEKLVRRHPHVFGQTVVNSTGEVVKTWEAIKQAERAADAKHTGGKPARQSVLDGVPEALPALLRAERVQEKVAAVGFDFPEASGAWAKVEEEIGELRALDAKDPGALEDEFGDVLFALVNYGRFIGVAPENALRATVRKFSRRFRHIEARLLEVGQTLQDASLEEMDRHWEEAKALEAQRGQ; encoded by the coding sequence GTGGATACCCTAAACCTCGGCCTCACCGACGACGACCGTGCGGCGGCTCACGCACGCACCTTCGAAGACTTCGTCGCCATCGTACGGCGGCTTCGGCGTGACTGCCCCTGGGACCGCGTCCAGACGAACGACTCCGTCAAGCATCTCACGATCGAGGAGACGTACGAGCTCGTCGACGCCATCGACGAAGGCGACACGGACGAGATCAAAAAGGAGCTTGGCGACCTCTTCCTACACGTGCTCTTCCACACGCACATTGCCGAGACAGAGGGGCACTTCACGCTTCAAGACGTGATGCAAGCCGAGATGGAGAAGCTCGTGCGGCGCCATCCGCACGTGTTCGGCCAGACGGTGGTCAACTCAACCGGCGAGGTGGTGAAGACGTGGGAGGCGATCAAGCAGGCTGAGCGTGCCGCTGATGCGAAGCACACAGGGGGTAAACCGGCACGGCAAAGCGTGCTCGATGGGGTCCCCGAGGCCCTCCCCGCGTTGTTGCGCGCGGAGCGGGTTCAAGAAAAAGTGGCAGCCGTCGGCTTCGACTTTCCGGAGGCGTCCGGGGCCTGGGCGAAGGTCGAGGAGGAGATCGGCGAACTGAGAGCACTGGACGCAAAGGACCCGGGTGCTCTCGAAGACGAGTTCGGCGACGTGCTCTTTGCGCTCGTCAACTACGGCCGGTTCATCGGAGTCGCCCCAGAAAATGCCCTGCGTGCGACCGTCCGAAAGTTTTCCCGTCGCTTCCGCCATATCGAGGCGCGTCTATTGGAGGTCGGGCAGACTCTTCAGGATGCGTCGCTCGAAGAGATGGATCGGCATTGGGAGGAAGCGAAGGCACTCGAAGCCCAGCGCGGTCAGTAA
- a CDS encoding sodium-dependent transporter, producing MAAPTTSSRGFWGSRLGFILAASGSAIGLGNIWRFPYSAGEGGGGVFVVIYLVFVAAIGLPVLLAELAVGRETRRNPVGAFKALVPGSAWPIVGGLGVLTGFGILSFYSVIAGWTVGYLWKAMSGAFAVTMTAEESGALFLELIGDPLQAIALAGGFLFLTVLVVRGGVSGGIERVTTILMPLLLVLLVLLAIRSVTLPGAGEGLAYLFQPDFSEVNASVIMGALGQALFSLSLGMGAMITYGSYFPNEENLSSSAATVALFDTGIAMLAGIIIFPALFAAGVAPDAGPGLVFVVLPTIFEAMPFGTAFAIAFYFLLAIAALTSTISLLEVVVSYCVDEKGWTRNKAAWLLGGVCFVLAVPSALSQGAFESLSGDRVFGMDWLSLQDTIFGNWSLAIGALLLCLFVGWTWGADRAQTSLEASGHKLPASGAWRFLVRYICPIAILIVFLQMILG from the coding sequence GTGGCAGCACCGACCACCTCCTCGCGCGGATTCTGGGGATCCCGCCTAGGCTTTATCCTCGCCGCTTCCGGCTCGGCCATCGGGCTCGGCAACATCTGGCGCTTCCCCTACTCAGCGGGCGAGGGCGGTGGCGGCGTCTTTGTGGTGATCTACCTCGTCTTTGTGGCAGCCATCGGGCTTCCGGTGTTGCTCGCTGAGCTAGCGGTCGGCCGTGAGACGCGGCGCAACCCCGTTGGCGCCTTCAAGGCACTCGTGCCGGGCTCGGCTTGGCCGATCGTCGGCGGGCTCGGTGTCCTGACGGGCTTCGGCATCCTCTCCTTCTACAGCGTGATCGCCGGCTGGACCGTCGGCTACCTTTGGAAAGCGATGTCCGGGGCGTTTGCAGTCACGATGACGGCGGAGGAGAGCGGTGCACTTTTCCTGGAGCTGATCGGCGATCCACTTCAAGCCATTGCCCTCGCGGGTGGCTTCCTATTCCTCACCGTGCTCGTCGTGCGCGGCGGGGTCTCCGGCGGGATCGAGCGCGTGACGACGATTCTGATGCCGCTCTTGCTGGTGCTGCTGGTCTTGCTCGCCATCCGCTCGGTGACGTTGCCCGGAGCAGGGGAAGGGCTGGCTTATCTCTTTCAGCCTGATTTCTCTGAAGTCAACGCCAGCGTCATCATGGGCGCACTGGGCCAAGCGCTGTTCAGCCTGAGCCTCGGGATGGGCGCGATGATCACCTACGGGTCGTACTTCCCCAACGAGGAGAATCTGTCGTCGTCGGCGGCGACGGTGGCGCTCTTCGACACGGGCATTGCGATGCTCGCGGGCATCATCATCTTCCCGGCGCTGTTCGCGGCGGGCGTGGCGCCGGATGCCGGCCCCGGGCTTGTCTTCGTAGTGCTGCCGACCATCTTCGAGGCGATGCCCTTCGGTACGGCCTTCGCCATCGCGTTCTATTTCCTGCTCGCCATCGCGGCGCTGACCTCGACGATCAGCCTCCTCGAAGTCGTCGTCTCCTACTGCGTGGACGAGAAGGGCTGGACGCGTAACAAGGCGGCGTGGCTGCTCGGCGGCGTCTGCTTCGTTCTTGCGGTGCCGTCGGCGCTCTCGCAGGGGGCCTTCGAGAGCCTCAGCGGCGACCGCGTCTTCGGCATGGACTGGCTCTCCCTGCAAGACACCATCTTCGGCAACTGGTCGCTCGCAATCGGCGCGCTCTTGCTCTGTCTCTTCGTCGGATGGACATGGGGCGCAGATCGCGCCCAGACTTCGCTCGAAGCGAGTGGGCACAAGCTGCCTGCGTCAGGCGCTTGGCGCTTTCTCGTGCGCTACATCTGCCCAATCGCGATTCTGATTGTCTTCCTCCAGATGATCCTCGGCTGA
- a CDS encoding hemolysin family protein — MLPPLAEIAARGLFLVVGFALMVVASGAEKALLPMNDRHRSLLDEVGGARAKRLLWLLDRRLQVRLTLRFAYLLPLLGVAITSVGFAGRLPGITAAWIVSLLAVFVVFLVWAERLMRRRAKADPVDLGIALTPFVTAAYVLFWPATKPLAELLRNRPDSEKSDSATLDDDDAPEDGLDDNERAILTSLIEFGDTTVREVMISRLDVQALDASASLDEAVALVRESGHSRFPLYDEHLDRILGVVFAKDLLSYLGPDAPAPTRWGRIARRPLFVPEDKRLDEMLRLFRSTGTHIAIVVDEYGGTAGLVTLEDILEEIVGDIRDEHDAPEPQPCQQIADDLFRVDARIHLEELAECLETDLDAETFDFESLGGLVFHLAGEVPEEGDTVRFEELEIEVEAVEQHRIRQVLVRRGVPIAENANVAEAERGGR; from the coding sequence TTGCTTCCGCCCCTGGCGGAGATCGCCGCGCGCGGGCTTTTCCTTGTGGTAGGCTTTGCCCTGATGGTGGTAGCCTCGGGCGCGGAGAAGGCACTCCTGCCCATGAACGATCGTCACCGAAGCCTCTTGGACGAGGTCGGCGGGGCCCGGGCTAAGAGACTGCTATGGTTGCTTGACCGTCGCCTACAGGTCAGGCTCACCCTACGGTTTGCCTACCTGCTTCCACTGTTGGGCGTCGCGATCACGAGTGTAGGATTCGCAGGCAGACTCCCTGGCATCACAGCGGCGTGGATTGTCAGTCTATTGGCGGTGTTCGTCGTCTTCCTTGTTTGGGCGGAGCGCCTCATGCGCCGCCGAGCAAAGGCCGACCCCGTGGATTTAGGCATCGCGCTGACGCCGTTTGTGACGGCGGCCTACGTGCTCTTCTGGCCCGCTACCAAGCCGCTCGCCGAACTCCTTCGAAACAGGCCAGACTCGGAGAAATCCGACAGTGCAACCCTGGACGACGACGACGCCCCGGAGGACGGTCTCGACGACAACGAGCGAGCCATTCTGACGTCCCTCATCGAGTTTGGCGACACCACCGTGCGCGAGGTCATGATCTCGCGCCTCGACGTGCAAGCGCTCGACGCTTCCGCGTCGCTTGACGAGGCCGTGGCGCTGGTGCGGGAGTCCGGCCACTCTCGCTTTCCGCTCTACGACGAGCACCTCGACCGCATCCTGGGCGTGGTGTTCGCGAAAGACCTCCTCAGCTACCTCGGGCCCGATGCCCCAGCGCCGACACGCTGGGGCCGCATCGCCCGCCGTCCGCTCTTCGTTCCTGAAGACAAGCGGCTTGACGAGATGCTCCGCCTGTTCCGCTCGACAGGCACGCACATCGCCATAGTGGTGGACGAATACGGGGGGACGGCTGGCCTCGTCACGCTCGAAGACATTCTGGAAGAGATCGTCGGCGACATCCGCGACGAGCACGACGCGCCAGAGCCACAGCCCTGCCAACAGATTGCCGACGACCTCTTCCGAGTCGATGCCCGCATCCACCTCGAAGAGCTTGCCGAATGCTTAGAGACGGATCTCGACGCGGAGACGTTCGACTTTGAGTCGCTGGGCGGGCTCGTCTTCCACCTCGCCGGGGAGGTGCCGGAGGAGGGCGACACGGTGCGCTTCGAGGAGTTGGAGATCGAAGTAGAGGCCGTCGAACAGCACCGGATCCGTCAGGTGCTCGTGCGGCGAGGTGTTCCTATAGCTGAGAACGCGAACGTAGCAGAAGCGGAGCGTGGTGGACGCTAA
- a CDS encoding serine/threonine-protein kinase, which translates to MTPERWQQVEALFDAVLGAAESERAALLDAAEPTVRAEVERLLAAHDAEDDGFLAPVARLGELGLQDLADAAFAQDEDRDDLLGTTVGAYRLVQRLGRGGMGTVYAAERADGAFRQRVALKLIRRGLDTDDLVQRFRAERQILASMSHKNIARLLDGGSTGEGGGDNRAARPFLAMEYVEGEPITAFCDRQRLSVEARLRLFLDVCAAVQHAHQHLVVHRDLKPSNILVASDAGNAPTVKLLDFGVAKLLNPGLSEYAGLVTHHAARLLTPAYASPEQLRGQPITTASDLYSLGVLLAELLTGARPYDLTHAAPAEVERIVCETTPAPPSQQVTSGEAPGLPGIEASALAKRLRGDLDTIVAMAMRKEPSRRYASVEQFADDLRRHLDGLPVRALPDEVGYRVRKFVGRHRVGVAAASLVAALLVVFSIVTAIQSQRVAEQARIAERERDKAAEVSAFLLDLFAQANPALARGDTLTAQALLDRGAARLTRTLADQPLVQADLLDVMGTAYERMGQYAAAETQARTALALRVRHLGLADTSVARSRRRVAEAVHWQGRYEEADTLYRAALDALRSSGGRQLAEARTSYGALRADLGDEEQAEHLYRQALIALPPVEGARAARGRTLNNLSILLRRQGRTDEAFAAQSEALRLRKAALGNDHPDVAQSLTGLAILHYGRGEPDESTRLFHEALDVSRAAYGPDHPQVAAMLINLGGLYLRLGTPERAEAPYREALAIREATLGPRHADVAQPLEGLADSFEERDLLDEAERHQRRALAIRREALGMRHPRVALSLLLLADIAKGQEQDDTAAALQREALSIRADAFGETDGRTAYAQLLLAETLAETGKAAQARTLATASLRVFQATADADSTRAADLLATLVP; encoded by the coding sequence ATGACGCCCGAACGCTGGCAGCAGGTGGAAGCCCTCTTCGACGCCGTACTCGGCGCGGCGGAGAGCGAGCGGGCCGCGCTGCTGGATGCCGCTGAGCCTACCGTACGCGCAGAGGTCGAGCGGCTGCTCGCGGCGCACGACGCCGAGGACGACGGCTTTCTCGCGCCGGTCGCGCGGCTGGGCGAACTGGGCCTCCAAGACTTAGCGGACGCCGCCTTCGCGCAGGACGAAGACCGCGATGATCTCCTCGGCACGACCGTGGGGGCGTATCGCCTCGTACAGCGCCTCGGGCGCGGCGGCATGGGCACCGTCTACGCCGCCGAGCGGGCCGACGGGGCGTTCCGGCAGCGCGTCGCCCTCAAGCTCATCCGGCGCGGCCTCGACACGGACGACCTCGTGCAGCGCTTCCGTGCTGAGCGCCAGATCCTCGCTAGCATGTCGCACAAGAACATCGCGCGCCTGCTGGACGGTGGGAGCACGGGGGAAGGCGGCGGCGACAATAGGGCAGCGCGGCCGTTTCTGGCGATGGAATACGTAGAGGGCGAGCCGATCACGGCCTTCTGCGACCGCCAGCGCCTCAGCGTCGAGGCGCGGCTGCGGCTGTTCCTCGACGTGTGCGCAGCGGTACAGCATGCCCACCAGCACCTGGTCGTCCACCGCGACCTCAAGCCGTCGAACATCCTCGTCGCCTCCGACGCGGGCAACGCGCCGACCGTGAAGCTGCTCGACTTCGGCGTGGCGAAGCTGCTCAACCCGGGGCTGTCGGAATACGCGGGCCTCGTCACGCACCACGCCGCGCGGCTGCTCACGCCCGCCTACGCTAGCCCCGAGCAACTTCGCGGCCAGCCGATCACGACAGCGAGCGACCTGTACAGCCTCGGCGTGCTCCTCGCCGAACTGCTGACCGGCGCCCGGCCGTACGACCTCACGCACGCCGCCCCCGCCGAAGTCGAACGCATCGTCTGCGAGACGACGCCCGCGCCTCCGTCGCAGCAAGTCACCTCGGGCGAGGCCCCCGGACTGCCCGGCATCGAGGCGAGCGCGCTTGCCAAGCGCCTCCGGGGTGATCTCGACACCATCGTCGCTATGGCGATGCGCAAGGAGCCGAGCCGCCGCTACGCTTCCGTCGAGCAGTTCGCCGACGATCTGCGTCGGCACCTTGATGGCCTGCCCGTCCGAGCGCTGCCCGACGAGGTCGGCTACCGCGTCCGCAAGTTCGTCGGCCGCCACCGAGTAGGTGTTGCGGCAGCCTCGCTCGTCGCAGCCCTGCTCGTCGTGTTTAGCATCGTCACAGCGATCCAGTCGCAGCGGGTGGCCGAGCAGGCGCGCATCGCCGAGCGGGAGCGCGACAAGGCCGCCGAGGTCAGCGCGTTCCTCCTCGACCTCTTCGCACAGGCCAACCCGGCACTCGCCCGCGGCGACACGCTCACGGCACAGGCACTCCTCGACCGCGGCGCGGCCCGCCTCACGCGCACCCTGGCCGACCAACCGCTCGTCCAGGCCGACCTCCTCGACGTGATGGGCACGGCCTACGAACGGATGGGGCAGTACGCCGCCGCCGAAACGCAGGCGCGCACGGCCCTCGCGCTGCGTGTTCGTCACCTCGGCTTGGCCGACACGAGCGTGGCCCGGAGTCGCCGCCGCGTGGCCGAGGCGGTGCACTGGCAGGGGCGCTACGAGGAGGCCGACACCCTCTACCGCGCGGCACTCGATGCGCTCAGGAGCAGCGGGGGGCGACAGCTCGCCGAGGCACGCACGTCGTACGGAGCGCTGCGCGCAGACCTCGGCGACGAGGAGCAGGCCGAGCACCTCTACCGGCAGGCGCTTATCGCACTGCCCCCGGTCGAGGGCGCCCGCGCGGCTCGGGGTAGGACGCTCAACAACCTCAGTATTTTGCTCCGCCGTCAGGGCCGCACCGACGAAGCGTTCGCTGCGCAGTCGGAAGCGCTCCGTCTTCGAAAAGCTGCGCTCGGCAACGACCACCCCGACGTGGCGCAGTCGCTCACCGGGCTCGCGATCCTCCACTACGGACGCGGCGAACCAGACGAGTCGACGCGGCTCTTCCACGAGGCGCTCGACGTGAGCCGTGCTGCCTACGGCCCCGACCATCCGCAGGTCGCCGCGATGCTCATCAACCTGGGTGGGCTCTACCTCCGCCTAGGCACACCGGAGCGCGCCGAGGCCCCGTATCGCGAGGCGCTCGCCATCCGTGAGGCCACGCTCGGGCCTCGCCATGCCGACGTGGCGCAGCCGCTCGAAGGGCTCGCCGACAGCTTCGAGGAGCGTGACTTGCTCGACGAGGCGGAACGGCATCAGCGCCGTGCGCTCGCTATCCGTCGCGAGGCCTTGGGCATGCGCCATCCGCGTGTGGCCCTCTCGTTGCTCTTGCTCGCCGACATCGCCAAGGGACAGGAGCAGGACGATACTGCTGCTGCGCTGCAACGTGAAGCGCTCTCGATTCGCGCCGATGCCTTTGGTGAGACGGACGGGCGCACCGCCTACGCGCAGCTTCTCCTTGCCGAGACGCTCGCCGAGACCGGCAAGGCCGCCCAAGCGCGCACCCTGGCCACGGCCTCGCTCCGTGTCTTCCAGGCTACCGCCGATGCCGACTCGACCCGCGCCGCCGACCTCCTAGCTACTCTGGTCCCGTGA
- a CDS encoding T9SS type A sorting domain-containing protein, translated as MVASLVLACFAFAGVSPASAQEDAGDEILWEVVNGEFEVNDLAVSGDSTIYLVGDDGTYVWRRDGPDAFLATHDQRGGHDTVFMASNGRLFFAARSLRMSTDYGRTTPVAVARGEAIIETHSGALVAATDNLGVERSTDSGDTWTVIGRTDPVFQAVFGRFFAQSPPTPELPHGRLVLVGLGGAAVSEDDGLSWQPSNLVTFFGFDAEHVVYSEALGAFFTLMNGPVDDGGSPNGVVRRSEDGQTWETVGRLPAGEFQFVGRLAAGADGSLWGVLTAGVDTSAFGGVHRSLDGGVTWEEVGRFDGTELVGNPLRVEDVVVDKEGRVWVGFSQGEGGPLRRGAVLRTVEAVAASSEAGEPGKRGETVLGAVYPNPATNALRIDVAVETSTDLRIAVYDLLGWLVAEVYRGPLTGARTFEIDTAGWAPGTYVVELQSTDGREATRVTVVR; from the coding sequence GTGGTCGCAAGCCTCGTGCTCGCGTGCTTCGCGTTCGCGGGGGTATCCCCGGCCTCCGCTCAGGAGGACGCGGGCGATGAGATCCTGTGGGAGGTGGTCAACGGCGAGTTTGAGGTCAACGACCTTGCTGTGTCAGGCGACTCCACGATCTACCTCGTCGGAGACGATGGGACATACGTCTGGCGTCGAGACGGTCCGGACGCTTTTCTCGCGACCCACGATCAGCGCGGAGGCCACGACACGGTCTTCATGGCCTCCAACGGCCGCCTCTTCTTCGCCGCCCGCAGCCTCCGCATGTCCACCGACTACGGGCGCACTACCCCTGTCGCCGTTGCGCGCGGCGAGGCCATCATCGAGACCCACTCCGGTGCCCTCGTCGCCGCCACCGACAACCTCGGCGTCGAGCGCTCCACCGACTCAGGCGACACCTGGACCGTGATCGGCCGCACCGACCCCGTCTTCCAGGCCGTCTTCGGCCGCTTCTTCGCCCAGAGCCCCCCCACGCCCGAACTGCCCCACGGCCGCCTCGTGCTCGTGGGCCTCGGCGGCGCAGCCGTCTCCGAAGACGACGGGCTCTCGTGGCAGCCGTCAAACCTGGTGACGTTCTTCGGCTTCGATGCCGAGCACGTGGTGTACTCGGAGGCGCTGGGGGCGTTCTTCACGCTGATGAACGGGCCGGTGGACGACGGGGGCTCGCCCAACGGGGTGGTGCGGCGCAGCGAGGACGGGCAGACGTGGGAGACGGTGGGGCGGCTGCCAGCGGGGGAGTTCCAGTTTGTGGGGCGGCTGGCGGCGGGCGCGGACGGGAGCCTGTGGGGGGTGCTCACGGCGGGCGTGGACACGAGCGCGTTCGGGGGGGTGCATCGCTCGCTGGACGGCGGCGTGACGTGGGAGGAGGTGGGGCGCTTCGATGGCACCGAGTTGGTGGGCAACCCGCTGCGCGTGGAGGACGTGGTGGTGGACAAGGAGGGCCGGGTGTGGGTGGGCTTCAGTCAAGGGGAGGGCGGTCCGCTGCGTCGGGGTGCGGTGCTGCGGACGGTGGAGGCGGTGGCGGCGTCGAGCGAGGCTGGGGAGCCGGGAAAGCGCGGTGAGACGGTGCTGGGTGCCGTGTACCCGAACCCAGCGACCAATGCCCTGCGCATCGACGTGGCTGTCGAGACTTCAACGGACCTTCGTATCGCAGTGTATGACCTTTTGGGGTGGCTCGTTGCCGAGGTCTACCGTGGGCCGCTCACGGGTGCCCGTACGTTCGAGATCGACACCGCCGGTTGGGCGCCGGGCACGTATGTCGTCGAACTCCAGAGCACGGACGGACGGGAGGCCACGCGGGTGACGGTCGTGCGCTGA
- a CDS encoding T9SS type A sorting domain-containing protein has product MFTATDPAQGWEGIRFQPGSGGLLEDATIELVNFPGVNNPGPSVYVYNASPVFEGVVIQDSFGGGLLATGPQAVVHVRPSSDNFSTIRDNVHRHIVANNSAEIYLDEVILDDTESVAVYANDANIYVRLSEINDSATWGVRAYNHGQVGFGFYDPTAPSGQNNVVQVSTVGTLFGLQDAMIYAGGAGQIFGDSFRNNWFRRNSGNPNERHIKADDSDIIAECNYWDRALGPDPAYIDVSNGGAFDSDPYLSSPPGPSVSCSSLGITTEEDPPSNMRASPHMRALRTETAYAKTGATEAIRGEDVPGLAPGGPPEGMMLERWLAIAEGFENADRSVAIDHAVRAIERAATPHEASRAFAVAAQLGRRDLYPGLESFLVGESRRPANRGWALEALASIYYGTGRTDAASETARTLTTEFAGTEHERRGWLTRFSLAVDAGDLNAADEALQAFEVRWPEDEGLADLKTARALRGEREASEEPRAVPFERIDLDGATAPVQATSEAEDASVPMVTALQPVYPNPTAGGVTVPLALAEAAEVRLALVNTLGQRVRTGTARRETAGEHAYRLSTAGLAPGVYVVQVTVTTGAGARQYHRTLTVAE; this is encoded by the coding sequence GTGTTTACTGCTACAGACCCCGCACAGGGCTGGGAGGGGATCCGCTTCCAGCCGGGCAGCGGCGGACTTCTGGAAGACGCCACGATCGAGCTTGTCAACTTTCCGGGCGTCAACAACCCCGGTCCATCCGTGTACGTCTACAACGCGAGTCCGGTGTTCGAGGGCGTCGTCATTCAGGACAGCTTTGGCGGAGGGCTCTTAGCTACAGGGCCGCAGGCTGTGGTCCATGTGCGCCCAAGTAGTGACAACTTTTCGACCATTCGAGACAACGTCCACCGCCACATCGTCGCCAACAACAGCGCTGAGATCTATCTCGACGAGGTAATACTTGACGACACAGAGAGTGTGGCCGTCTACGCCAACGACGCCAACATTTACGTACGGCTCTCCGAGATCAATGACAGCGCTACGTGGGGCGTTCGTGCCTACAATCATGGCCAAGTAGGCTTCGGCTTCTATGATCCGACTGCTCCCTCGGGCCAAAACAACGTTGTGCAGGTGAGCACCGTAGGCACCCTTTTCGGGCTTCAGGACGCTATGATCTACGCTGGCGGTGCTGGGCAGATATTCGGTGACAGCTTTCGCAACAACTGGTTCCGTCGCAACAGTGGCAACCCGAACGAGCGCCACATCAAGGCGGACGACTCGGACATCATCGCCGAGTGCAACTACTGGGACCGCGCACTCGGCCCCGACCCCGCCTACATCGACGTGAGCAACGGCGGTGCCTTTGACTCCGACCCCTATCTCTCGAGTCCGCCCGGGCCCTCCGTCTCCTGCTCGTCCCTCGGCATCACCACCGAGGAGGACCCTCCCTCCAACATGAGGGCTTCACCCCACATGAGGGCACTACGGACGGAGACGGCCTACGCGAAGACTGGAGCGACGGAAGCGATTCGTGGCGAGGACGTACCCGGTCTGGCTCCGGGCGGCCCTCCAGAGGGCATGATGCTTGAGCGCTGGCTCGCTATCGCCGAGGGCTTTGAGAACGCCGACCGCAGCGTCGCCATCGACCATGCCGTGCGTGCCATTGAGCGAGCAGCGACCCCGCACGAGGCGAGCCGCGCCTTCGCGGTGGCTGCCCAGCTGGGGCGCAGAGACCTCTACCCAGGCCTCGAGAGCTTCCTCGTTGGGGAGAGCCGGAGGCCGGCAAACCGCGGCTGGGCGCTCGAAGCGCTCGCCTCGATCTACTACGGCACAGGGCGCACAGACGCGGCCTCCGAGACGGCCCGGACGCTCACGACGGAGTTTGCGGGCACCGAACACGAACGGCGGGGCTGGCTGACGCGCTTCTCCCTGGCGGTCGATGCGGGTGACCTGAACGCCGCCGATGAGGCGTTGCAGGCGTTCGAGGTGCGGTGGCCCGAGGACGAGGGGCTGGCGGACCTGAAGACGGCGCGGGCGCTTCGGGGTGAGCGCGAGGCGTCGGAGGAACCGCGCGCGGTGCCCTTCGAGCGGATTGACCTGGACGGAGCAACGGCTCCGGTGCAGGCCACGTCCGAAGCGGAGGACGCATCGGTGCCCATGGTGACCGCGTTGCAGCCGGTGTACCCGAACCCGACGGCAGGCGGGGTGACGGTACCGCTGGCGCTGGCCGAGGCGGCCGAGGTGCGCCTGGCGCTCGTCAACACGCTCGGGCAGCGGGTGCGCACCGGCACGGCGCGGCGCGAGACGGCAGGGGAGCACGCCTACCGGCTCTCCACGGCGGGGCTGGCCCCGGGAGTGTACGTGGTGCAGGTGACGGTGACGACAGGAGCAGGGGCGCGGCAGTATCACCGGACGCTGACGGTGGCGGAGTAG
- a CDS encoding sigma-70 family RNA polymerase sigma factor, which translates to MKDPHRADLTALLHDVVGGSKTAVNHLLPLVYGELRQLAHGKLRFERRDHTLQTTALVHEAYLKLIDQRNVAWESRAHFFAIAATAMRRVLAEYARARNAEKRGGGNRPLPLDELRDGVGLSDDQAAEILGLDEALTLLAAFNPRGAQVVEMRYFVGLTHEEIASVLDVSVPTVRRAWSAARAWLRDEV; encoded by the coding sequence ATGAAGGACCCGCACCGCGCCGACCTCACCGCGCTGCTCCACGACGTGGTCGGCGGGAGCAAGACGGCCGTGAACCACCTCCTGCCGCTCGTCTACGGCGAACTGCGCCAACTCGCGCACGGCAAGCTGCGCTTCGAGCGGCGCGACCACACGCTGCAGACGACGGCGCTTGTGCACGAGGCCTACCTCAAGCTCATCGACCAGCGCAACGTGGCCTGGGAGAGCCGCGCCCACTTCTTCGCGATTGCCGCGACGGCCATGCGGCGCGTGCTCGCCGAGTATGCCCGCGCCCGCAACGCCGAGAAGCGCGGCGGCGGCAACCGCCCGCTCCCGCTCGACGAACTCCGCGATGGCGTGGGCCTCTCCGACGACCAGGCTGCCGAGATCCTCGGCCTCGACGAGGCGCTTACACTGCTGGCCGCGTTCAACCCGCGAGGCGCGCAGGTGGTGGAGATGCGCTACTTCGTGGGGCTGACGCACGAAGAAATCGCGTCCGTCCTCGACGTGTCCGTGCCGACCGTCCGCCGCGCCTGGTCCGCTGCTCGCGCCTGGCTTCGGGACGAGGTGTGA
- a CDS encoding DNRLRE domain-containing protein codes for MRTSFSFSLRFALALGLVLLPALTGCDLIEQLEEEIDEIEVPLATGTVYMWIGADMDATVSCGPLTVPGCPEADNNYGTQGGLSVSFNGVGIKRSYVHFGLPALPEGSTVDEAYFEMYHGGQNEDGQSDDITIPVTLAGAPWKPLEITYNSQPNRSTSGSSGFGLTLNSMDWSGTADIANLVQSHFDSPATNYGYVVYWGSNAGNGIEKGFYSINDYRRTRTDLGLSPRMLVKVTLPPGFTTADIDLAPTLNADSDLNPRGSGPILMVRFASGTSDWPDAWNVTRGVRR; via the coding sequence ATGCGTACCTCCTTCAGCTTCTCGCTCCGCTTCGCCCTCGCTCTCGGCCTCGTCCTCCTACCCGCCCTCACCGGCTGCGACCTCATCGAACAGCTCGAAGAGGAAATCGACGAGATTGAGGTGCCGCTCGCCACGGGCACCGTCTACATGTGGATCGGCGCCGACATGGACGCGACGGTCTCCTGCGGACCCCTCACGGTGCCAGGCTGCCCCGAAGCCGATAACAACTACGGCACCCAGGGCGGCCTCTCCGTCTCGTTCAACGGCGTCGGCATCAAACGCTCGTACGTCCACTTCGGACTGCCCGCGCTCCCGGAAGGCTCAACAGTGGACGAGGCCTACTTCGAGATGTACCACGGCGGCCAGAACGAAGACGGCCAGTCGGACGACATCACGATCCCCGTGACGCTCGCCGGTGCCCCGTGGAAGCCGCTGGAGATCACCTACAACAGCCAGCCCAACCGTTCGACCTCGGGCAGCAGCGGCTTCGGCCTCACGCTCAACAGCATGGACTGGTCGGGCACCGCCGACATCGCCAACCTCGTCCAGTCGCACTTCGACAGCCCAGCCACGAACTACGGCTACGTCGTCTACTGGGGCTCGAACGCAGGCAACGGCATCGAGAAGGGCTTCTACTCGATCAACGACTACCGCCGCACGCGCACGGACCTCGGCCTGAGCCCACGCATGCTCGTCAAGGTGACGCTGCCACCCGGCTTCACGACCGCCGACATCGACCTCGCGCCGACGCTCAACGCCGACAGCGACCTCAATCCGCGCGGCTCCGGCCCGATCCTGATGGTCCGCTTCGCCTCTGGAACGAGCGACTGGCCCGATGCCTGGAACGTCACCCGCGGCGTGCGTCGCTAG